A genomic segment from Acidimicrobiales bacterium encodes:
- a CDS encoding alkaline phosphatase family protein yields the protein MALSVALLASSTAGLALGTAGTAQAAPPPKEGVHGLKHAFVIVLENENFTSTWGPNSPATYLNSLVPHGAFATNYFGVSHASADNYIAMTSGQAPEPQFQADCPNWELCEVSQKVRPDGGRSIADQLDANHVTWGAYMESMATPCQHPSATQLSDPYQTGYATRHDPFVYYPPIVENSARCDAHVRPYSELARALPTGKVPNYVFITPNTCDDGHDSPCANGQTGGLPAADRWLRSNVPLILNSPAYRDNGALFITFDEASNSDTSGCCATGVGSNGTNGGGRVGLLMLSPLARAGHATDTFYDHNALLRTIEDAFGIGEHLNNAGSPKVQPMTDLFRR from the coding sequence ATGGCGCTCTCAGTCGCCCTCCTGGCGTCGAGCACGGCCGGGCTCGCCCTGGGAACGGCGGGGACGGCCCAGGCTGCTCCGCCTCCGAAGGAGGGGGTCCACGGGCTCAAACACGCCTTCGTGATCGTCCTGGAGAACGAGAACTTCACCAGCACGTGGGGGCCAAACAGCCCGGCCACGTACCTCAACAGCCTGGTTCCCCACGGTGCGTTTGCCACCAACTACTTCGGCGTGAGCCACGCCAGCGCGGACAACTACATCGCCATGACCAGTGGTCAGGCCCCCGAGCCGCAGTTCCAGGCCGACTGCCCGAACTGGGAGCTGTGCGAGGTCTCGCAGAAGGTCCGGCCTGACGGAGGCCGCAGCATCGCCGATCAGCTCGACGCCAACCACGTCACGTGGGGGGCCTACATGGAGTCCATGGCGACGCCGTGCCAGCACCCCTCGGCCACCCAGCTGAGCGATCCCTACCAGACCGGGTACGCCACTCGTCACGACCCCTTCGTCTACTACCCGCCGATCGTCGAGAACAGCGCCCGCTGTGACGCCCACGTGCGCCCGTACTCCGAGCTGGCTCGGGCCCTTCCGACCGGGAAGGTGCCCAACTACGTGTTCATCACTCCCAACACCTGTGACGACGGCCACGACTCGCCCTGCGCCAACGGGCAGACCGGGGGGCTGCCGGCCGCCGACCGCTGGCTGCGATCCAACGTTCCGCTCATCCTCAACTCGCCGGCCTACCGCGACAACGGCGCCTTGTTCATCACCTTCGACGAGGCGAGCAACTCGGACACCAGTGGGTGCTGCGCCACCGGGGTCGGCAGCAACGGCACCAACGGCGGCGGCCGGGTCGGCCTGCTGATGCTGTCGCCCCTGGCCCGTGCCGGCCACGCCACGGACACCTTCTACGACCACAACGCACTGCTCCGGACAATCGAGGACGCCTTCGGGATCGGCGAGCACCTCAACAACGCGGGGTCGCCGAAGGTGCAACCCATGACCGACCTCTTTCGCCGCTGA
- a CDS encoding penicillin acylase family protein translates to ATTGAVAIGATATGLDQAPTYRANDFADGNALSILPPGENGLVNPAQAVGFEAAGQRPPASQDQLGKYAGLLYASPGLTDTGLGSYYDDASFGVRPQDVTRVEHPSASQPVTIYRDGHDMPHVYGSSDGAAAFGIGFAQAEDRLFLMDVLRHYGQATLSEFLGPSCAFEQMDHDELLLAPYTEQQAQAQLDALPHEYGAAGVQLKAMLGSYVAGVNAYVAQTRTDPSLLPADYAAALAPPQLWQPSDVIYVAALIGGIFGRGGGAEVRNAALLGYLQRQLGASPGAAAFGDLKEQNDPGAPTTITDQRFPYDIPGRVDPATTALPDQPGAPLRGGPTTTTANCDLTKPNPTALQDAIGLLALPRQMSNALLVDAHHSASGRPVAVMGPQVGYFAPQILMVEDVHAPGYQAEGASFPGTGLVELGRGEDYAWSATSAGSDNTDQRLEQICDPAGGAPAPQGHSYMFDGKCLPMEHHTFTEVAVPKPGGLGAPTVVTRDVYLTVHGIVQGWTTADHGKPVAVVNQRSTYNHEADSGVGFIRWADPGRTHDVGSWMTGAEQINYTFNWFYVDNKDIGYEVSGWDPVRPANVDPNLPTWGTGASEWRGFLPASQHPHEVDPPQGFLTSWNNKPAPAFSAADDDYSMGLVQRVQSLMQEIHHQLDLHNGKITRANLATAMETAASVDLDGRQVLPELLAFETGRPASAGVTTMLGQLRGWLAAGAQRHKAAPSDTQYRDSAAVAIMDELEPRLVRALFDPIFAGGGVQSQNGVSSGYTAMPMEQLVSSPNGGGSHQGDAYGSGWEGYAQKMLRQLDGQPVAQPFSSAVSGHVCGPGGLADCGTSVGNALQATYDALVAANGGNSVSSWTADTATKSAGVSMPVYDDIEAQTLGLVGQPAIDWQNRPTFQQAVEFPRHRPR, encoded by the coding sequence CCAGGCGGTCGGGTTCGAGGCCGCCGGGCAGCGGCCGCCGGCGAGCCAGGACCAGCTCGGAAAGTACGCGGGCCTGCTCTACGCCTCTCCGGGTCTCACTGACACCGGGCTCGGCAGCTATTACGACGACGCCTCGTTCGGGGTCCGGCCGCAGGACGTGACCCGGGTCGAGCACCCGTCGGCCAGCCAACCAGTGACCATCTACCGCGACGGCCACGACATGCCGCACGTCTACGGCAGCAGCGACGGGGCGGCGGCCTTCGGGATCGGCTTCGCCCAGGCCGAGGACCGCCTCTTCCTGATGGACGTCCTGCGCCACTACGGCCAGGCCACCCTGTCGGAGTTCCTCGGGCCGTCCTGCGCGTTCGAGCAGATGGACCACGACGAGCTCCTGCTCGCTCCGTACACCGAGCAGCAGGCCCAGGCCCAGCTCGACGCCCTGCCCCATGAGTACGGGGCCGCCGGCGTCCAGCTCAAGGCGATGCTCGGCTCGTACGTCGCTGGGGTCAACGCGTACGTCGCCCAGACCCGGACCGACCCCTCGCTGCTGCCCGCCGACTACGCCGCGGCACTGGCCCCGCCCCAGCTGTGGCAGCCGAGCGACGTGATCTACGTCGCCGCGCTCATCGGCGGGATCTTCGGGAGAGGCGGCGGCGCCGAGGTGCGCAATGCCGCCCTGCTCGGGTACCTGCAGCGACAGCTGGGGGCGTCGCCCGGTGCAGCGGCCTTCGGTGACCTGAAGGAGCAGAACGACCCGGGAGCGCCGACGACCATCACGGACCAGCGCTTTCCCTACGACATCCCCGGAAGGGTCGACCCGGCGACGACCGCCCTCCCCGACCAGCCCGGCGCCCCCCTACGGGGGGGCCCGACCACCACGACGGCCAACTGTGACCTCACCAAGCCGAACCCGACCGCCCTGCAGGACGCCATCGGGCTTCTCGCCCTGCCCCGCCAGATGAGCAACGCCCTCCTCGTCGACGCCCATCACTCGGCCAGCGGGCGGCCGGTCGCCGTGATGGGCCCCCAGGTCGGGTACTTCGCGCCCCAGATCCTCATGGTGGAGGACGTCCACGCCCCGGGGTACCAGGCCGAGGGTGCCAGCTTCCCGGGCACCGGCCTGGTCGAGCTGGGCCGGGGCGAGGACTACGCCTGGTCCGCCACCTCCGCCGGGAGCGACAACACCGATCAGCGCCTGGAGCAGATCTGCGATCCCGCCGGCGGCGCCCCCGCACCCCAGGGCCACAGCTATATGTTCGACGGCAAGTGCCTGCCGATGGAGCATCACACCTTCACCGAGGTGGCGGTGCCCAAGCCCGGCGGCCTCGGCGCGCCGACCGTCGTCACCCGCGACGTGTACTTGACCGTGCACGGCATCGTGCAGGGTTGGACCACGGCGGACCATGGCAAGCCGGTTGCCGTGGTCAACCAGCGCAGCACCTACAACCACGAGGCCGACTCCGGGGTGGGCTTCATTCGCTGGGCCGACCCTGGCCGCACCCACGACGTCGGCTCGTGGATGACCGGGGCGGAGCAGATCAACTACACGTTCAACTGGTTCTACGTCGACAACAAGGACATCGGCTACGAGGTGAGCGGGTGGGACCCCGTCCGTCCTGCCAACGTCGATCCCAACCTGCCCACCTGGGGCACTGGCGCGAGCGAGTGGCGGGGGTTCCTGCCGGCCAGCCAGCATCCGCACGAGGTTGATCCGCCGCAAGGCTTTCTGACCAGCTGGAACAACAAGCCGGCGCCAGCGTTCTCGGCCGCCGACGACGACTACAGCATGGGGCTCGTCCAGCGGGTGCAGTCGCTCATGCAGGAGATCCACCACCAGCTCGATCTCCACAACGGGAAGATCACCAGGGCGAACCTGGCAACAGCCATGGAGACGGCGGCGTCGGTCGATCTCGACGGCCGGCAGGTGCTCCCCGAGCTGCTCGCCTTCGAGACCGGGCGCCCGGCGAGCGCGGGAGTGACGACCATGCTGGGCCAGCTGCGTGGGTGGTTGGCTGCCGGCGCCCAACGTCACAAGGCGGCGCCTTCGGATACCCAGTACCGGGATTCGGCGGCCGTCGCCATCATGGACGAGCTCGAGCCGAGGCTGGTGCGCGCCCTGTTCGATCCCATCTTCGCCGGCGGCGGGGTGCAGTCCCAGAACGGTGTCTCCAGCGGGTACACGGCCATGCCCATGGAGCAGCTGGTGAGCAGCCCCAACGGCGGCGGCTCCCACCAGGGCGACGCCTACGGCAGCGGCTGGGAGGGCTATGCGCAGAAGATGCTGCGCCAGCTCGACGGCCAGCCCGTCGCCCAGCCCTTCTCGTCCGCCGTCAGCGGCCACGTGTGCGGGCCCGGCGGGCTGGCCGACTGTGGCACGAGCGTCGGCAACGCACTCCAGGCCACCTACGACGCGCTAGTGGCAGCCAACGGCGGCAATTCGGTGTCCAGCTGGACGGCCGACACGGCGACCAAATCGGCCGGAGTGAGCATGCCCGTCTACGACGACATCGAGGCGCAGACCCTCGGCCTGGTGGGCCAGCCGGCGATCGACTGGCAGAACCGTCCCACCTTCCAGCAGGCGGTCGAGTTCCCCCGCCACCGGCCCCGCTGA
- a CDS encoding alkaline phosphatase family protein: MPGSRVSRREFLKGAGATGAVAAAAAAGIGRLPRALAQTASSLPAPAHSGIDHIVVLVMENRSFDHFLGWVPGADGRQAGLSYPDGSGLWHDTHHLLDWSGCGFNDPDHSVQGGRTQLDGGRCDGFRRGANDDYALGYYLPEDVPMNKFLVDHFTLCDRWFCSILGPTYPNRFYTHTATTDRLDNTMTQSSLPTIWDRLAAAGVPANYYFSDLPFLALWGQKYLPIARRVDAFFAQAASGTLPPFSYIDPYFVGEDQGGSNDDHPHADIRRGQAFIGQVVKALMASPAWDRTVLVITYDEWGGFFEHVVPPRLPDRRSAPALELGQAGFRVPGYLVSPFALRRHITSSVFDHTSILKMVEWRFGLSPLQPRDSNARNLATALDLGSRNPTRASDVPTLADPGPHLCQGDNSFGLGSGAGVPGGGMGNSEAFWEELAHSSLLRGWDTVPG; the protein is encoded by the coding sequence GTGCCTGGGTCGCGCGTCTCGCGGCGTGAGTTTCTCAAGGGTGCCGGCGCGACCGGCGCCGTGGCCGCCGCTGCCGCGGCCGGCATCGGCCGGCTGCCTCGGGCGCTGGCCCAGACCGCATCGAGCCTCCCAGCTCCGGCCCACAGCGGCATCGACCACATCGTCGTGCTGGTCATGGAGAACCGCTCCTTCGACCACTTCCTCGGGTGGGTGCCGGGCGCCGACGGACGCCAGGCGGGGCTGTCGTACCCCGACGGCAGCGGCCTGTGGCACGACACCCACCACCTCCTGGACTGGTCGGGCTGCGGGTTCAACGATCCCGACCATTCCGTCCAGGGGGGCCGGACGCAGCTCGACGGCGGACGCTGCGACGGATTCCGGCGGGGAGCCAACGACGACTACGCCCTGGGCTACTACCTGCCCGAGGACGTCCCCATGAACAAGTTCCTGGTCGACCACTTCACGCTGTGCGACCGGTGGTTCTGCTCCATCCTCGGACCGACCTATCCGAACCGGTTCTACACCCACACGGCCACGACCGACCGGCTCGACAACACAATGACCCAGTCGAGCCTGCCGACCATCTGGGACCGGCTCGCGGCCGCCGGCGTGCCCGCCAACTACTACTTCAGCGATCTGCCTTTCCTCGCCCTCTGGGGCCAGAAGTACCTCCCTATCGCCCGCCGGGTCGACGCCTTCTTCGCCCAGGCGGCCTCCGGGACCCTGCCGCCGTTCAGCTACATCGACCCGTACTTCGTCGGCGAGGACCAGGGCGGGTCGAACGACGACCATCCGCACGCCGACATCCGCCGGGGCCAGGCCTTCATCGGCCAGGTCGTCAAGGCGCTGATGGCCAGCCCCGCCTGGGATCGCACCGTCCTGGTCATCACCTACGACGAGTGGGGCGGCTTCTTCGAGCACGTCGTGCCGCCGCGGCTGCCCGACCGGCGGTCGGCGCCGGCGCTGGAGCTCGGACAGGCTGGCTTTCGTGTCCCCGGCTACCTCGTCTCCCCCTTCGCACTCCGGCGCCACATCACATCGAGCGTCTTCGACCACACGTCGATACTCAAGATGGTCGAGTGGCGCTTCGGTCTCTCGCCCCTCCAGCCCCGGGACTCGAACGCCCGCAATCTGGCCACGGCGCTCGACCTCGGGTCCCGCAACCCGACCCGAGCCTCCGACGTCCCCACGCTGGCCGACCCCGGACCGCACCTGTGCCAGGGCGACAACTCCTTCGGGCTCGGGTCCGGCGCCGGGGTGCCGGGCGGCGGTATGGGGAACAGCGAAGCCTTCTGGGAGGAGCTGGCCCACTCGTCGCTCCTGCGCGGGTGGGACACGGTGCCGGGCTAG
- a CDS encoding divalent metal cation transporter: MIGRPRALVRSISPGLIAGASDNDPTTVGTLAVVGATTAYALSWLAVLLLPMLVVIQVIAAQVGVMTGAGLQEVVARRWRRPLVAVFLASVVVVSVFTIAADLEAGAAALGLIFHIGWSWLVAPLGVVLLGLLVVGSYDEVVAVLRWVLLAFVAYVVSAFLAHPRWGTVLRASVVPTFNLSHDYVDGALALLGTTLTSYVFVWQSIEESEEGRHSQQLGAARMGAAVGIGLAVVIFWFILVGTGATLGQHHVHIQTADQAAQALQPLAGSSSRYVFGVGLLASAVVALPVLMATTAHVVGDSFDWRTGLSERITKAGRFYAVLGASIALGAAISLVGISPIQILFVASIAGGLGTPVSLVFLLRVAGDEQVMVGRPVSRWLRVSGWVVAALLSGLSFTYLAVHVV, from the coding sequence GTGATCGGCCGCCCACGCGCCCTCGTCCGATCGATCAGTCCCGGGCTGATCGCCGGAGCCTCGGACAACGATCCCACCACGGTCGGCACTCTGGCGGTGGTCGGAGCGACCACGGCCTACGCCCTGTCGTGGCTGGCCGTCCTGCTTCTGCCCATGCTCGTGGTGATCCAGGTCATCGCTGCGCAGGTGGGGGTGATGACCGGGGCGGGGCTGCAGGAGGTCGTGGCCCGACGCTGGCGGCGACCCCTGGTTGCCGTCTTCCTGGCTTCGGTCGTGGTGGTCAGCGTATTCACCATCGCGGCCGACCTCGAGGCAGGAGCGGCCGCGCTCGGGCTGATCTTCCACATCGGCTGGAGCTGGTTGGTCGCACCCCTTGGTGTGGTGCTGCTGGGGCTGCTCGTGGTCGGGTCCTACGACGAGGTCGTCGCCGTCCTCCGCTGGGTCCTGCTCGCCTTCGTGGCCTACGTGGTCTCGGCCTTTCTGGCCCACCCTCGATGGGGAACGGTGCTGCGGGCCTCGGTGGTGCCCACGTTCAACCTCAGCCACGACTACGTCGACGGCGCGCTTGCTCTGCTTGGCACGACGCTCACGAGCTACGTCTTCGTCTGGCAGAGCATCGAGGAGTCCGAGGAGGGTCGGCACTCCCAGCAGCTTGGGGCGGCGCGGATGGGAGCGGCCGTCGGGATCGGCCTGGCGGTGGTCATCTTCTGGTTCATCCTGGTCGGCACTGGGGCCACCCTCGGCCAGCACCACGTGCACATCCAGACCGCCGACCAGGCGGCTCAGGCCCTTCAGCCCCTGGCCGGGTCATCGTCACGTTACGTGTTCGGTGTCGGGCTGCTGGCCTCCGCCGTTGTGGCGCTGCCGGTGCTCATGGCGACCACGGCCCATGTCGTCGGCGACTCCTTCGACTGGCGGACCGGACTGTCCGAGCGGATCACAAAGGCCGGGCGGTTCTACGCCGTGCTCGGGGCCTCGATCGCCCTCGGAGCGGCCATCTCGCTGGTGGGGATATCGCCGATACAGATCCTCTTCGTGGCCAGCATCGCTGGCGGCCTGGGGACACCAGTGAGCCTCGTGTTCCTCCTGCGCGTCGCCGGCGACGAGCAGGTCATGGTCGGGCGGCCGGTGAGCCGATGGCTGCGGGTCTCGGGTTGGGTCGTCGCCGCCCTGCTGTCCGGTCTCAGCTTCACCTACCTGGCCGTGCACGTGGTGTGA
- a CDS encoding serine/threonine-protein kinase has translation MTGDQTLSAGAAVWSVADRYLVGPCIGRGGMAEVYEGLDTRLGRSVAVKILRPQYAGDPARRRGLSAEARAAARLSHPNVATVYDVGEDEGRPCIVMELVNGGTLARRLMDPPMGQEEAVRLVIQVLAALDAAHRAGIVHRDIKPGNILLTEDGTAKVTDFGIAKALDPAPADVDLTATGEVMGTPRYLAPERAAGEQASVASDLWAVGVMLYEALTGRPPFDADTALGLAMAAERGDVVPPEIYRPDLSPALGAVVSRALAPRPLDRFASAAEMACAVSRAVADPASTVGFEPPTVPYPDLGGVGKQHPRPSRRALLVGGGLVASLLLVAVAALLLFRGGGHATAAAAPPSSSTAPPPSVPLTTLPPATSTTSPTTPTTSTTRVPATIATTPPTSISCSVLRAEHQTLAQQQAQVDQAERSRAGREAADKAFAARQHAIEQAMRQLCG, from the coding sequence ATGACCGGGGACCAGACCCTCTCTGCCGGCGCCGCGGTCTGGTCGGTGGCCGACCGATACCTCGTGGGGCCGTGCATCGGGCGGGGAGGGATGGCCGAGGTCTACGAGGGTCTCGACACCCGGCTGGGTCGCTCGGTGGCGGTCAAGATACTGAGGCCGCAGTACGCCGGCGATCCGGCGCGCCGTAGGGGACTGTCGGCGGAGGCCCGGGCGGCGGCGCGCCTATCGCATCCCAACGTGGCCACCGTGTACGACGTCGGCGAAGACGAGGGTCGTCCCTGCATCGTCATGGAGCTGGTGAACGGCGGGACCCTGGCCAGACGGCTCATGGATCCTCCGATGGGTCAGGAAGAGGCGGTCCGACTGGTCATCCAGGTGCTGGCCGCGCTGGACGCCGCCCACCGCGCCGGCATCGTGCATCGCGACATCAAGCCCGGGAACATCCTGTTGACTGAGGACGGCACCGCGAAGGTCACCGACTTCGGGATTGCCAAGGCCCTCGACCCGGCCCCGGCCGATGTGGATCTCACGGCCACGGGTGAGGTGATGGGGACGCCGCGCTATCTGGCGCCCGAGCGGGCTGCGGGCGAGCAGGCGTCCGTGGCGTCCGACCTCTGGGCCGTGGGGGTCATGCTCTACGAGGCGCTCACGGGTCGACCTCCGTTCGATGCCGACACCGCGCTGGGGTTGGCGATGGCCGCCGAGCGGGGCGACGTCGTGCCCCCGGAGATCTACCGTCCCGATCTGTCACCCGCCCTGGGCGCCGTCGTCTCGCGGGCCCTGGCTCCCAGACCGCTCGATCGCTTCGCTTCCGCAGCGGAGATGGCTTGCGCCGTGTCCAGGGCGGTCGCTGATCCCGCCTCGACGGTGGGGTTCGAGCCGCCGACCGTGCCCTATCCCGACCTTGGTGGCGTCGGCAAGCAGCATCCCCGGCCGTCTCGGCGGGCGCTGTTGGTGGGCGGAGGCCTGGTGGCCTCGCTTCTCCTGGTCGCCGTGGCCGCACTGCTGCTGTTCAGAGGAGGAGGTCACGCCACGGCCGCGGCTGCCCCTCCTTCCTCGAGCACTGCCCCGCCACCGTCCGTCCCTCTCACGACGCTTCCTCCCGCGACCTCGACGACGTCGCCCACGACGCCCACGACGTCGACGACCCGGGTCCCGGCGACGATAGCGACGACACCGCCGACGTCCATCAGCTGCTCGGTGCTGCGCGCCGAGCACCAGACGCTGGCCCAACAGCAGGCGCAGGTTGACCAGGCGGAGAGGTCGCGTGCTGGCCGTGAGGCTGCCGACAAAGCCTTCGCCGCCCGACAGCACGCCATCGAGCAGGCGATGCGCCAGCTCTGCGGCTGA
- a CDS encoding gamma-glutamyltransferase: MPEVAPVATVRAGRGMVCAVDHLAAGAGGAMLRAGGTAADAAVAASAVLAVTSQHLCGMGGDLLAVVHPGSGPPLALNASGRAGSGADPARLRAEGHKRMPPLGDIRSVPVPGCVDGWLALHERFGRMELAAVLEPARSYAEEGFPASPTLAAMAPTVADLPEASDYSGRGRLRAGTIVRRPGAASALAAIARDGRRGFYEGEFGAGLLALGGGEYVEADLARCQADWAPALELSAWGHRLWTVPPSSQGYLTLAAAWIAEGLALPGEPDDPLWAHLLIEAARQAAFDRPAVLYEGADGAALLAPTRLAPRRAAIDPEHAGVIDHPAAIGDTIALCAVDEERRGVSLLQSNAAGFGSLLIVPGVRIFLHDRGLGFSLQPGHPAEYGPGRRPPHTLSPTLVTARTGELRAVTGTMGGDSQPQILLQVLARALAAGQPPGDSIAAGRWALAPPAQASGSSIGFETWDWGGRVEVRVEGHAPSGWDAGLRLRGHSVVRDAPYDGSFGHAHLIAVHDSHLAGATDPRPRFGGVSAW; the protein is encoded by the coding sequence GTGCCGGAGGTCGCCCCTGTCGCCACGGTCCGGGCGGGGCGAGGCATGGTCTGCGCCGTCGACCACCTGGCGGCCGGTGCTGGCGGAGCAATGCTGCGCGCCGGGGGGACGGCGGCGGACGCGGCCGTCGCTGCCAGCGCCGTCCTCGCCGTCACCTCACAGCACTTGTGCGGTATGGGCGGCGACCTCCTCGCGGTGGTCCACCCGGGAAGCGGGCCCCCGTTGGCGCTGAACGCCTCCGGCCGGGCGGGATCGGGAGCCGACCCGGCGCGGCTGCGGGCCGAGGGTCATAAGCGAATGCCTCCGCTCGGCGACATTCGCTCGGTTCCCGTGCCCGGCTGCGTCGACGGCTGGCTGGCGCTGCACGAGCGGTTCGGTCGCATGGAGCTCGCTGCCGTGCTCGAGCCCGCCCGTTCCTATGCCGAGGAGGGCTTCCCGGCTTCGCCCACGCTGGCCGCCATGGCGCCGACGGTCGCGGACCTCCCCGAAGCGAGCGACTACTCCGGTCGCGGCCGTCTTCGAGCCGGGACGATCGTCCGGCGGCCGGGGGCGGCCAGCGCGCTGGCTGCCATCGCCAGGGACGGGCGTCGAGGCTTCTACGAGGGCGAGTTCGGCGCCGGGCTGCTGGCCCTCGGCGGCGGCGAGTACGTCGAGGCCGACCTGGCTCGGTGCCAGGCCGACTGGGCCCCCGCCCTCGAGCTGTCCGCCTGGGGCCACCGCCTCTGGACGGTTCCACCGAGCTCGCAGGGTTACCTCACCCTGGCCGCGGCCTGGATCGCCGAGGGCCTGGCGCTGCCCGGGGAACCGGACGACCCGCTCTGGGCCCATCTGCTCATCGAGGCGGCCCGCCAGGCCGCATTCGACCGCCCGGCCGTGCTGTACGAGGGCGCCGACGGCGCCGCGCTTCTGGCGCCGACGAGGTTGGCTCCCCGCCGGGCGGCCATCGACCCCGAGCACGCCGGGGTGATCGATCACCCGGCCGCCATCGGTGACACCATCGCGCTCTGCGCGGTGGACGAGGAGCGCCGCGGCGTGTCGCTGCTGCAATCCAACGCGGCCGGCTTCGGGTCCCTCCTGATCGTTCCGGGCGTCCGCATCTTCCTGCACGACCGAGGGTTGGGGTTCTCGCTGCAGCCCGGACATCCGGCCGAGTACGGACCGGGCCGGCGACCGCCCCACACGCTGTCGCCCACGCTGGTAACCGCACGGACGGGCGAGCTGCGCGCCGTGACCGGGACCATGGGAGGCGACAGCCAGCCCCAGATCCTCCTCCAGGTGCTGGCCCGTGCGCTCGCTGCCGGCCAGCCTCCGGGCGACAGCATCGCCGCCGGCCGTTGGGCGCTCGCACCCCCGGCCCAGGCCTCCGGGTCGTCGATCGGCTTCGAGACCTGGGACTGGGGCGGCCGCGTGGAGGTCAGGGTCGAGGGCCACGCTCCCTCGGGATGGGATGCGGGCCTGCGCCTCCGGGGACACTCGGTGGTCCGTGACGCGCCCTACGACGGCAGCTTCGGTCATGCCCACCTGATCGCCGTCCACGACAGTCATCTTGCGGGCGCCACCGACCCTCGACCTCGGTTCGGAGGCGTGTCGGCCTGGTAG